One Aneurinibacillus migulanus genomic region harbors:
- a CDS encoding flagellar hook-basal body protein produces the protein MLRGLDAAASGMIANQARQDALTNNLANVNTPGYKSDNSTFRTFPELLLERIRDTNSGVAGLPAFPGPKQTIGRISHGVYNQELVPNFIQGDVTETGKVLDVALVDEGLPTIVENGRQVQPRMFFAIQKPGENGQLQTYYTRSGNWSMNAQGQLTTIEGYPVLDINNQPINLRALLGNAPLNKSTLQLTPGGQLIAPGNPNAAPVQLGLYRVNNPAANLVKEADTTFRYSGNGAPTLYNPVNDISVAVKQGYVERSNVDAGRTMIDLMTVLRSYESNQRVLQAYDMTLQKLNEVGKI, from the coding sequence ATGCTGCGTGGATTAGACGCCGCCGCTTCCGGTATGATTGCCAATCAGGCGCGGCAGGACGCATTGACGAATAACCTGGCAAATGTGAATACGCCGGGATACAAATCGGATAATTCGACATTTCGTACATTTCCCGAACTTCTCCTCGAACGTATCCGTGATACGAACAGCGGAGTGGCCGGGCTACCGGCATTTCCGGGACCGAAGCAAACAATTGGACGCATCTCACATGGGGTGTACAATCAGGAGTTGGTTCCGAACTTCATACAGGGCGATGTAACTGAGACGGGCAAAGTCCTTGACGTTGCACTGGTCGATGAAGGACTGCCGACTATAGTGGAAAATGGAAGACAAGTACAGCCGCGCATGTTTTTTGCGATTCAGAAGCCAGGAGAGAACGGACAACTTCAGACATACTATACACGCAGCGGGAACTGGTCAATGAATGCTCAAGGACAGCTCACAACCATTGAAGGCTATCCTGTATTAGATATAAATAATCAACCGATTAATCTACGCGCGCTTCTCGGCAATGCGCCATTGAATAAAAGCACTTTACAGCTTACACCTGGAGGCCAACTGATTGCACCGGGCAATCCGAATGCAGCACCTGTACAGCTGGGATTATACCGTGTTAATAATCCGGCCGCTAATTTGGTGAAAGAAGCAGATACTACTTTTCGTTATTCCGGTAACGGAGCACCGACCCTGTACAATCCGGTGAACGACATATCCGTTGCAGTTAAGCAAGGATATGTTGAACGTTCCAATGTAGATGCGGGCCGGACCATGATCGATTTGATGACCGTGCTACGAAGCTATGAGTCGAACCAGCGGGTACTACAGGCATATGATATGACGCTTCAGAAATTAAACGAAGTCGGAAAAATTTAA
- the mreB gene encoding rod shape-determining protein, whose protein sequence is MLGKDIGIDLGTANVVIYVKGSGVVLDEPSVVAIDSMTKRVLAVGEEARRMVGRTPGNIVAIRPLREGVIADFDITEAMLNHFVKKIGVKGFMARPRILICTPTNITSVEQKAIREAAQRCGAREVFLEEEPKVAAVGAGMDIFQPYGNMVVDMGGGTTDVAVLSMGDIVTASSIKMAGDKCDVAIMKYIKDKYKLLIGERTAEDIKIQIGTVFPGSRKDEIDIRGRDMVTGLPQTLTVTSTEICEALQEIAQAIVVASKNVLERTPPELSADIIDHGVMLTGGGALLHGLDRLLAEELKVPVMIADNPMACVAIGTGIMLENLDKSPQYSGRKGYKKIFS, encoded by the coding sequence ATGTTGGGCAAAGATATCGGAATAGATTTGGGCACGGCCAACGTCGTTATCTATGTGAAAGGCAGCGGCGTTGTGCTTGATGAACCATCGGTCGTAGCGATTGATAGCATGACGAAGCGAGTACTGGCTGTCGGAGAAGAGGCACGTAGGATGGTCGGCCGGACACCTGGTAATATTGTCGCTATTCGTCCGCTGCGGGAGGGAGTAATTGCGGACTTTGACATTACAGAAGCAATGCTTAATCACTTTGTGAAGAAGATAGGCGTGAAAGGGTTCATGGCGCGGCCGCGCATTTTGATTTGCACCCCAACCAACATTACATCCGTTGAACAGAAAGCGATTCGGGAAGCGGCGCAGCGATGCGGAGCGCGAGAAGTGTTCCTTGAAGAAGAACCGAAAGTGGCCGCCGTGGGTGCCGGAATGGACATCTTCCAGCCGTACGGCAACATGGTGGTCGATATGGGCGGTGGAACAACCGATGTAGCCGTGCTCTCTATGGGAGACATCGTCACCGCCTCTTCTATTAAGATGGCAGGGGACAAGTGTGACGTTGCAATTATGAAGTATATTAAGGATAAATATAAACTCCTCATCGGTGAGCGGACTGCTGAAGATATCAAGATTCAAATCGGCACCGTTTTCCCTGGATCGCGCAAGGATGAAATCGATATTCGCGGCCGCGACATGGTCACTGGACTTCCGCAGACACTTACCGTAACATCTACCGAAATATGCGAAGCGCTGCAGGAAATAGCACAAGCTATCGTAGTTGCCTCGAAAAACGTACTGGAACGTACGCCGCCGGAATTGTCTGCTGACATTATCGATCATGGCGTCATGCTGACAGGTGGAGGGGCGCTATTGCACGGACTTGATCGTCTGCTTGCAGAAGAATTAAAGGTGCCTGTTATGATTGCGGACAACCCTATGGCATGCGTGGCGATAGGGACCGGTATTATGCTGGAGAATCTGGACAAGTCTCCGCAGTATTCCGGACGGAAAGGCTACAAAAAGATATTTTCGTAG